The Mycobacterium avium subsp. avium genomic sequence GCCGACGCCACCATCGAGGATCCGATCGGCGCCGACATTCGCCGCGGGCACGACGCGATCCGGGCCTTCTATGCGGGATTCCAGGACGCCAAGAAGGACACCGAACTCGCCGAATTGCGGGTCTCCGGCAGCGAAGCCGCCTTCCTGTGGCACCTCACGCTCGACGCCGGCGACACCCGGACCCGCATCTCGCCCATCTCGACGATGTCGTTCGACGAGGACGCCAAGATCACGGCGATGCGCGCGTTCTGGTCCCCGACCGACGTCCAGGTCCTCTAGCACCGCCTTACCGCGTCGCACTGGCGTCAATCGGCATGGTGCCCGATAGTCGTAGCAACACCGTGAGCGCCAATGTCATCAAGAGGTGGGGTTATGCGTGACGACTCACCCCGGATGAGTCCGCGCCGCCACATCATCGTCAGCGGTG encodes the following:
- a CDS encoding nuclear transport factor 2 family protein; translated protein: MPSAEAITDTVNRYLALVATGTADDIVTLYAADATIEDPIGADIRRGHDAIRAFYAGFQDAKKDTELAELRVSGSEAAFLWHLTLDAGDTRTRISPISTMSFDEDAKITAMRAFWSPTDVQVL